The Engraulis encrasicolus isolate BLACKSEA-1 chromosome 11, IST_EnEncr_1.0, whole genome shotgun sequence nucleotide sequence TATGAGCGACTGTTTCTGTGATCCTGATGACTGATAGCGACGACAGTGCACATGGCCCCGTTCTTCcgttcgctcactcactcgctcgctgatTCACACTGGTGGTTATATTTAATCCTTCACACGTCCGCCGCGTTGCCATGGCAGCCTTATATTACAGTATTATTGTGCATCGACATGCAGATTCCTGACCGGGCAGCAGGCGTCTGCAGGGCCGGATGAAGGtggcctgggccccctaggctacaggttgctgtgggccccctcagaagacaaattttgtgacaaatttacatagacagcatCATAATTATGATTTAGAAATAgaggataacatgtctaacaactgtgctgaacacaacagatatgtTTTGAATATTGCAtattgtcacaattttgcaaatgtttcacttttggccaatcagggggcccctggcaggtggggggccctaggctgcagccatatctagcctgtgtagtaatccggccctgggcgtCTGAGAACTACGAGTGTTAGCCTACCTCTCTCCGTCGTGGTGTCTGAGAACTCCGAGTGTTAGCCTACCTCTCTCTGTCGTGGTGTCTGCGAACTCTgagctctctcctgccctctcaccTCTCTCGATCTAATCTCTCACTTTAACACCAATTTACATTCATCTCCGCCACACCGTTATCTCTCAAGGATGGGTTTTAAGCCTTGTCATCATAGATGTAAAGTCATTTAAAAGCAAAAGAAGTGTGAAAAAGAATATGAGATAGATaacgagagagggagggggagagattgGAATtttgtttatgagagagagagagagagagtatgtctgtgtgtgtgtgtgtgtgtgtgtgtgtgagagagagagagagagagagagagagagagagagagagagagagagagagagagagagagagagagagaatgagtgtgagagaggactctcatagagagacagaggagtggagaaggagacTGCGAGTTAAAGTGAGAAAAAGTGAGGCAGACACATATCCTCACACTTATCATGAGGCCTTCATCTTGCTTGCCGGGAAAGAGACAAAAAACTAGACAGACAGAGTCTCCAACTTACCACCTGTGGTCTCCATCTTCTTTATCAGAGTTCCTTGAAGCTGATAGTACTGTGAACTTTAAAAGGGGGAGTAcaaatatatgagagagagagagagagagagagagagagagagagagagagagagagagagagagagagagagagagagagagagagagagagagagagagagagagagagagagagagaccgtcagAGGACTTGTTTAAAGGAAGAAGTAAAGACACTTAGCACCTTTGACCTTCTACAAATGTCCTTAAAATCTGATCTCAGCTATAAGCAAGCTAAAATATATaatagaatatgtgtgtgtgtgtgtgtgtgtgtgtgtgtgtgtgtgtgtgtgtgtgtgtgtgtgtgtgtgtgagagagagagacagagagacagagacagagagagagagagatgactggcTAGCTGGCACTAAAACATAATAGCAGAAAGGCACATGTGTTCACCTGTGGTACTGTATGTCTTTTCTGAAGAATATGCAGTCAGCATTcaccggctgcagaaccaagtcgttggacgggcatttgatggagtatgggggtgCACCTTGGTGGGGGGtatggggtcctcccccagaaaatgttgtatttcttagatgcaatttcctgcatttttccTGCAATTTcccaaattgtgggctcagtttcagctctacggAACAGTACATTTGTTTCTATGTACTGTTCCCCGTGGCGCCGGCCCTGGCAGTCAGCATTCGCCTAGCTAGAGCTACAGACGAATGCTGACTGTATATTCTTCAGAAAGACATTCTTCAGACGTGCACACAACTTGATGTGGAACACTCCTAAAGCTCAACTCAAACAGATACAAACTCATTTATAATCTGTTATATaaaataatagtaggcctatgtctcttGGTAACATGTCTGTCTAGCAATCCAGTCTGGTGTTGATGTGGGGTTGTGGGTTCAAGGTCTGGGCTATATAGGCTGGCCCCATTGAAAGTGGGGGTACAGACTCTGTTTTGAGCAAGATTTAGGGGTTTAAAGGTGAGTGTGTAACAGAGACTGGTTAGTACAGATACAGTTTCACAGTGTCAACTCGCCACGTAGACAGTCAATTCAACATCTGTAACATTAGAGTACTCTCTTAAGTGTTCGATTATcactgtattttattattattatttttaaatatatttttaggggcttttatgcctttatttgataggacagtctgagatggtgacaggaagtgagtgggacagagagatggggtgggatcgggaaatgaccccggccggactcgaaccggggtccccgtgggcatgcaagcccaaatgtggggggcttagtgcgctgcgccacagtgcccccatgACTGTATTTTTAATGTGTAGATagtcacactgtacagtacactgttAGAGAGTAAACCTCCCACACCACCAACAAGAGGTTGTCTCATATACAAAGGTTTAAGAGTGACAAGTTGAGTAAAGGAGAAAGTGGGTGGTGAGAGATGAGGTGTATCGTTGGTGTCAATTGTTTGTGACAAAGTATGACAAAATACCACACGCTCTGGTGTGCTATTCTTGAGATTCTCTGCAAGTTTCTGAAAAGCCCTCCGAACCTTGAGTgactccttaaaaaaaaaaaacatctcttcCTTTCCAAGCTTGTTAAAATGCAATTTCTCCTACATGCACTAGTACTTCATGTGTCTGAAAAAAGGGACTCGTCCTCTTCTTGGGAGTCCCTAAATAcacttctctctctatttttctggAAATATAGGCTGCTCTTCTTCTCCGTGGGCTACTCACACATTGAGGAGGCTGttttccccctcacacacactgtaaaaacattattgtagtttttacagtAACTTACTGGCAGCTGGATGCCAATAAATTACTGTAATATAATTTACAGTACCCTTACTGTATATTGGTTTACAGTACCAATCAGCACTACTGTTAATCCAGTTACAGTACCAATCTAAAGTACTGTATGTCAGTTTACAGTACCAATCCAAACTACTGTAAGGAGTACAGTACTTTACTGGCATCCAGCTGCCAGTAACATTCAAATTACTGTATATCAGTTTACAGTACCAATTCCAATTACTGTATATCGATTTACAGTACTGATCCAAATTATTGTAAGGAGTACAGTACTTTAATGGCATCCAGCTGCCAGTAACTTTTTCAACTACTGTAGTTTGTTTTACagtatttttgttgtattttaattTACAATATTCCGCAAGAGAATGTCAGGGAGCTCTACAAAGGCATCACATTCTCCTATAATTCAGATATTCTAGTTACCAGTCAgatcaaaaacacattaaaacgtttttaaaagCTACAAGGTAAAGAAATGCTGCAAATGCAAGAGATGCAATCAAAATGTTTAATTAAAACTGGTTAACAATTTAACAACATACTCCAGTAGGAAGGTGGTCCTGCTTCTCACAAATGCACAATCCATAACCTTTGTATATAGttgaagagtttagatgcaaaaccccataagtgccatttcagaaaataatcttgtttcatttttatttaatacaaagctatcaaaattccacattttaaaaatgttatttatgtaatataactattcatatgtattatcaagtacatgaatgtaaaccaaaccaacaatggggttctctaaaaatataaaagtgcaggtcttcagaaatggagttagggggttttgcatctgaactcttcagttgtatacatatttttcttttttttttatttcattcacaTTGACAAATAAAAAGATTCTATTCTATTAAAATGAGATACCCCAAACATTAATCAAGACAAAACTGTTGTATGGTTTGTGGTGGGTGCTTCAAATTCCAATGTATGCAAAATGGAAAACAGTCCAATATCTcatttcctgttgggcgtggccatatgctCGTATTGACCTTTTTTTGTTCATCTTAATGAGATAAGTACATACCACAAAGAAGGTccagagtccgtagcttcaactatattctataactataactatattcCAGCCCCGAACATCTCTGTGCTAGGGTGCGCAATAGAGTCACTCTTTTAAAAGTCTTATACATGACACAATATCGAAAAACTGTGCCAAATAAGTTTTGAAAcggggagaaggggggaaaacACAGCAAGAACAACAGGGCCTCGAGCCTTTGGTGCAATGCTCGGACTGAACTACTTAAAAGAAACAAGTGATTGGAACTTCAAAAGGTCAAGCATTAATAATTCAGCCAGTCAAAATCAACAAGTTCCCTGATGAATGACGCAACAACAGGGTTGACACTGCTGCTCTTCCTTTGCACCTTTTTACCGGTCTTCTTGCTGGTGATATGACTTGGCCTGGCATTTGGAGCCCTCTGGGTTTATTCTGAGAATGAACCTGTAATCACAATAGGATACAATTAGGAATTCTGAAAAAAGTTTAATTCTCGTGAGTCTTACACTATCCAGCCTTTTTCACACCCAATTTTGGTTAGTCTTATTGAAGTGATATTTCATGTTGTTCCTATTTCTATGCTTGATGCATGCTGCGTAAAAACAGTAtaagcgctccctccattcatccCCCGGTGATGCGGCTAGCTGCCTATCCACGAATGCAATGATTCTGGGATCAGACAGACATTgttcaccaagcacacacacacacacacacacacacacacacacacacacacacacacacacacacacacggagccggGGGAGGGAGGGACAATTTCAAAAAACATATactgt carries:
- the LOC134457785 gene encoding putative uncharacterized protein DDB_G0271982, whose protein sequence is MATPRLQERERERERERERERERERRERERERERERERERERERERERERERERERERERDLSEKPSEP